A single genomic interval of Scylla paramamosain isolate STU-SP2022 chromosome 12, ASM3559412v1, whole genome shotgun sequence harbors:
- the LOC135105874 gene encoding uncharacterized protein LOC135105874 has product MRLRNSADARGSRGTSPAPPPWSVVLDALADLRGEVEALKADRRQLPPPTGSAQVTVEDSTLGGWGLSPPCSATFSGFSARMSEDEAVSMPAAPADSTLIQGTKAFGPSDTVVADIDNRVAEMVNFLFDNGMREEDYKAMCEDDVVKRPNNCHALAPVECNPQVLEALKLDARKTDFRLKEVNKDILRASTIITKSLVALDDLAEQEGNPKLAHEVSMLNGALALLGNANHRNNLARRFVMKREINYKYAHLCSDKVPITRFLFGDDVSQSARQIEEAEKLRSKFSQKKPAFTSKFAGKRPGGYWNKPASRGYYARFQPYGQQRYGSRAAPRLPSTRQDVGCLLRPGRPQQAAPVNLQASACFEAGRLHSFLHEWCKITSDPVILDIVQHCHLDIDVDSVHPLFFNDLEYRFNTVQQGIISGEIKKLLQLKVIKVTHKQTQQVISPIFFARKEKRGISPGS; this is encoded by the coding sequence ATGAGATTACGTAACAGTGCTGACGCACGTGGTTCCCGCGgcacttctcctgctcctcccccttggTCAGTTGTGTTGGACGCCTTGGCTGATTTGCGGGGTGAAGTGGAGGCCttgaaggcagacagacggcaACTACCACCCCCTACTGGGTCGGCGCAGGTGACTGTGGAGGACAGTACTCTGGGGGGCTGGGGTTTGTCGCCTCCTTGTTCTGCCACTTTTTCTGGTTTCTCGGCCAGGATGAGTGAGGATGAGGCAGTGTCGATGCCTGCCGCCCCTGCTGACAGCACCTTAATTCAGGGCACTAAGGCCTTTGGTCCTTCTGACACGGTGGTTGCTGACATTGACAATAGAGTGGCAGAGATGGTAAACTTTCTCTTTGATAATggtatgagagaggaggactacAAGGCCATGTGTGAGGACGATGTTGTCAAGAGGCCTAATAACTGCCATGCTCTTGCGCCAGTGGAATGCAACCCACAGGTGTTGGAGGCCCTGAAGCTGGATGCCAGGAAGACGGACTTCCGCTTGAAGGAGGTAAATAAGGACATCCTGCGGGCttcaaccattatcaccaaatccTTAGTGGCACTGGATGATTTGGCTGAACAGGAAGGTAACCCCAAGTTGGCACATGAGGTGAGCATGCTAAATGGTGCATTGGCATTGCTAGGCAATGCCAATCACAGGAACAATTTGGCCAGGCGTTTTGTCATGAAACGCGagataaactataaatatgCTCATCTTTGTTCAGATAAGGTGCCAATTACTCGCTTTCTGTTCGGTGACGATGTGTCCCAGTCTGCCAGACAAATTGAGGAAGCGGAGAAACTGCGGAGTAAGTTCTCGCAGAAAAAGCCTGCCTTTACTAGCAAGTTCGCAGGTAAACGCCCTGGTGGATATTGGAACAAGCCTGCTAGTAGGGGATATTACGCCAGGTTCCAACCCTACGGGCAACAGAGGTATGGCTCCAGGGCTGCCCCACGACTGCCTTCCACTCGTCAGGATGTGGGCTGCCTGCTGCGGCCGGGGCGGCCGCAGCAGGCAGCCCCAGTAAACTTACAGGCAAGTGCATGTTTTGAAGCTGGCAGACTACACTCTTTCCTGCATGAGTGGTGTAAAATTACCAGTGACCCTGTCATTTTGGATATTGTTCAGCATTGCCACCTTGATATTGATGTTGATAgtgttcatcctttattttttaatgatttggaaTACAGGTTCAACACTGTGCAACAGGGGATAATTTCTGGAGAGATCAAAAAACTTTTACAGCTTAAAGTCATtaaagtcacacacaaacaaactcagcaggttatctctcctattttttttgcaagaaaagaaaaacggggaaTTTCGCCTGGTTCTTAA